In the Nerophis ophidion isolate RoL-2023_Sa linkage group LG19, RoL_Noph_v1.0, whole genome shotgun sequence genome, one interval contains:
- the LOC133537903 gene encoding claudin-10-like: MGYRTVVMYMEIGCFVVCVSGWILVCSTMPTEIWTWSEVGTIVLTTSNYFSNLWKDCVSDSTGVSDCKGIPSLLALNWDIHMCRALIIIAIILSFFGSVLVMVGMKCTKIGGSELAKARVTFAGGMNYFIAGLCSMTAFSYYGNKIRAEFQDPTYREQKYEIGVGVFIGWAGSTLLVVGGLIYSIFAGREGCQSSYKSEPAYMLPDPFLASPLKKKVLGADVSDSRKSQISSISSSTTTSSSSTTRNSSNSSSSKSGSAVTSSTRTSATNAYV, encoded by the exons ATGGGTTACAGGACGGTAGTGATGTACATGGAGATAGGCTGCTTCGTGGTGTGCGTGTCAGGGTGGATCCTGGTGTGTTCCACCATGCCCACAGAGATCTGGACCTGGTCTGAGGTCGGCACCATTGTCTTGACTACGTCCAACTACTTCTCCAACCTGTGGAAGGATTGTGTGTCAGATTCCACCGGTGTGTCGGACTGCAAGGGGATCCCTTCTTTGCTGGCACTCAACT GGGACATTCACATGTGCCGAGCCCTCATCATCATCGCCATCATCCTGTCCTTCTTCGGCTCGGTTCTGGTCATGGTGGGAATGAAGTGTACCAAAATCGGGGGGTCCGAGCTCGCTAAGGCAAGGGTGACCTTTGCTGGGGGGATGAATTACTTCATCGCAG GTTTGTGCTCCATGACGGCTTTCTCCTACTacggaaacaaaataagagcggaATTCCAAGACCCAACCTACAGAGAACAGAA GTATGAAATAGGTGTCGGGGTGTTCATCGGCTGGGCGGGTTCCACCTTGCTGGTGGTCGGAGGTCTCATTTACAGCATCTTCGCCGGGAGGGAGGGATGCCAGTCAAG CTATAAAAGCGAGCCTGCCTACATGTTACCTGATCCCTTCTTAGCCTCGCCCCTAAAGAAGAAGGTACTTGGTGCAGATGTTAGTGACAGCAGGAAATCACAGATCAGCAGCAtcagtagtagtactactactagtagtagtagtactacaagaaatagtagtaatagtagtagtagtaagagtGGCTCTGCAGTGACCAGCAGCACAAGAACATCAGCCACTAACGCATATGTGTGA